The following are from one region of the Methanobacterium alcaliphilum genome:
- a CDS encoding replication factor C large subunit translates to MLWTEKYRPKSFDQIIGNAKVIKEIKTWVKNWQLGKPQQCLLLVGPPGTGKTTLAHVIAQEFADYVELNASDKRSYDIIMNTVGEASATRSLFNQGLKLIILDEVDGIHGNDDRGGTRAIGKIIKEGKHPIILAANDPYSKRLKTIKTKCNVIKLRKVHTNSITALLKRICVKEGVKFDDTVLKELAKRSNGDLRSAINDLEVMAQGKENIDSNDLVVVGQKDQISNIFDSVRRVLKSKDLKKIKQAMHLDEDPTLVMEIIAENIPREYEKPHEIEQAYEMISQADLYFGRAVSSRNYTYWRYASEFMGLGVALSKDETYRKFARYTGSSSFALLGRTRSKRDLRDRVTSKMSEKLHISRQVAISQFPFMNIMFENDEMAYEIASYLGLEDDEIKLFRTRKIPKKIIKKMTEKKIPDAVASEGGESSLFSSNSPKKSAKSKTEVSSKKSKAKKETSKSKEDTSKSQPNEEEKEKQTSLFQF, encoded by the coding sequence ATGTTGTGGACGGAAAAATACAGGCCTAAAAGTTTTGATCAAATCATTGGCAATGCCAAGGTCATAAAAGAAATCAAAACCTGGGTAAAAAACTGGCAGTTGGGAAAACCTCAACAGTGTCTTTTATTAGTTGGTCCGCCAGGTACTGGAAAAACTACTTTGGCCCATGTGATAGCACAGGAATTTGCAGATTATGTAGAATTAAATGCCAGTGATAAACGTTCTTATGATATAATTATGAATACTGTGGGAGAAGCTTCAGCCACCAGATCCTTATTCAACCAGGGACTTAAGCTAATTATCCTTGACGAAGTTGATGGTATTCATGGCAATGATGACCGAGGTGGAACCAGGGCTATTGGAAAAATTATAAAGGAAGGAAAACATCCCATAATACTAGCAGCCAATGATCCATACAGCAAACGCCTTAAAACCATCAAAACAAAATGTAATGTTATTAAACTCCGTAAAGTACATACTAACTCCATAACAGCTCTTTTGAAAAGAATATGTGTAAAAGAAGGAGTTAAATTTGATGATACTGTACTTAAAGAACTGGCCAAGCGATCTAATGGTGATTTGCGTTCTGCTATAAATGACCTGGAAGTAATGGCTCAGGGTAAGGAAAATATTGATTCAAATGATCTTGTAGTGGTAGGTCAAAAAGATCAAATATCTAATATTTTTGATTCCGTTCGAAGGGTATTAAAAAGTAAAGATCTTAAAAAAATAAAACAGGCTATGCACTTAGATGAAGACCCTACACTTGTAATGGAAATAATTGCTGAGAATATCCCTAGGGAATATGAAAAACCTCATGAGATTGAACAGGCTTATGAAATGATTTCACAGGCCGATTTATATTTTGGAAGAGCAGTTTCCAGTAGAAACTATACTTACTGGAGATATGCCTCGGAATTTATGGGTTTAGGGGTGGCGCTTTCTAAGGATGAAACTTATCGTAAATTCGCCAGATACACTGGTTCATCATCATTTGCTTTACTTGGCCGTACAAGATCTAAAAGAGATTTGAGGGATAGAGTTACTTCTAAAATGTCAGAAAAACTCCATATATCTCGTCAAGTTGCCATAAGCCAGTTTCCATTCATGAATATAATGTTTGAAAATGATGAAATGGCCTATGAAATAGCCAGTTATCTGGGATTAGAAGACGACGAAATAAAATTATTTAGAACACGGAAAATCCCTAAAAAGATTATTAAAAAAATGACTGAAAAGAAAATACCTGATGCCGTGGCTTCTGAAGGCGGAGAATCGTCGTTGTTTTCATCTAATTCTCCTAAAAAAAGTGCAAAGTCTAAAACAGAAGTTTCTTCTAAAAAATCAAAAGCTAAAAAAGAAACTTCTAAAAGTAAAGAGGATACTTCTAAATCCCAACCTAATGAAGAGGAAAAAGAAAAGCAGACTTCCCTTTTCCAGTTCTAA
- a CDS encoding DUF5518 domain-containing protein — MKEMIQKRPVILGIAIIIVLYLVSLVSGQSLLFPSFLMTGIIVGFMVGGSYKHGAINGTIFGIKSALIVTLLMILILYLQGAAAYLGLIASTILLYFIVEVVVSVVGGVIGSLIRSEVELDRDYSEDEE, encoded by the coding sequence ATGAAAGAAATGATCCAAAAAAGACCAGTGATCCTTGGAATTGCTATAATAATAGTGCTTTATTTAGTATCTTTAGTTTCTGGTCAAAGTTTACTATTCCCCTCATTTTTAATGACAGGAATAATTGTGGGGTTCATGGTTGGTGGAAGTTATAAACATGGAGCTATTAATGGAACAATATTTGGTATAAAATCTGCATTAATAGTCACTTTATTAATGATTCTAATACTGTACTTGCAGGGTGCTGCAGCTTATTTAGGTTTGATTGCCTCCACAATTCTACTTTACTTCATTGTTGAAGTTGTTGTATCAGTAGTTGGTGGAGTCATAGGATCTTTAATAAGATCTGAGGTCGAATTAGACCGTGATTATTCAGAGGATGAAGAATAA
- a CDS encoding replication factor C small subunit, whose translation MSGPWVEKYRPSSLDEVVGQEHIIQRLKKYVEEESMPNLMFTGPAGVGKTTTSLALAKSVLGEYWRQNFLELNASDARGIDTVRTNIKSFCRLKPVGAPFRIIFLDEVDNMTKDAQHALRREMEMYTKTSSFILSCNYSSKIIDPIQSRCAIFRFAPVKGHQIIKRLEYIANEENLAYESQAIETMVYFAEGDVRKAINILQSSSSVGEKITEESVYDVVSKARPKDVRKMISLSLNGDFMGARDTLREIMVLQGTSGEDMVNQIYQDVSRMAMDDVLDEKVYIELIGAIGESDFRIREGANPRIQLEALLTKFLSRGRK comes from the coding sequence ATGAGCGGACCATGGGTAGAAAAATACAGGCCAAGTTCTCTGGATGAAGTAGTAGGCCAGGAACATATTATTCAAAGACTAAAAAAATATGTTGAAGAAGAAAGTATGCCTAACCTTATGTTTACAGGGCCTGCGGGTGTGGGAAAGACTACCACCTCTTTAGCTTTGGCTAAATCTGTTTTAGGGGAGTACTGGAGACAAAATTTCCTAGAACTAAATGCTTCAGATGCCCGGGGTATTGATACGGTAAGAACCAATATCAAGAGTTTCTGTAGATTAAAGCCAGTTGGCGCGCCTTTCAGGATAATTTTCTTGGATGAAGTTGACAACATGACCAAAGACGCCCAACATGCCCTTCGAAGGGAAATGGAAATGTACACCAAAACATCTTCTTTTATTCTATCATGTAATTATTCTTCGAAGATAATCGATCCTATTCAGTCACGTTGCGCGATATTTAGATTTGCACCAGTTAAAGGTCATCAAATTATAAAAAGATTGGAATATATAGCCAACGAAGAAAACTTAGCCTATGAATCTCAAGCCATTGAAACTATGGTTTACTTTGCAGAAGGAGATGTACGTAAAGCCATTAACATACTGCAGTCTTCATCATCTGTTGGGGAAAAAATAACAGAAGAAAGCGTATATGATGTGGTTTCCAAAGCCAGACCCAAAGATGTACGTAAAATGATATCTCTTTCATTAAATGGAGATTTCATGGGTGCGCGTGATACTTTAAGGGAAATAATGGTTTTGCAGGGTACCAGTGGAGAGGATATGGTTAACCAAATATATCAAGATGTTTCCCGTATGGCTATGGATGATGTGCTGGATGAAAAAGTTTATATAGAACTTATAGGTGCAATTGGAGAATCTGATTTCAGAATAAGGGAAGGAGCAAATCCTAGAATACAATTAGAAGCACTTCTAACTAAATTCTTATCAAGGGGTCGAAAATAG
- the hmgA gene encoding hydroxymethylglutaryl-CoA reductase (NADPH) — protein MNENEIINKLASGEIKLHEIEKYVESVTQAVDIRRKFIETVSEGNLEHVSQYTLDMGEAMKKNIENPIGTIQIPVGVAGPLKMKGEYAKGDFYVPLATSEGALVASVNRGCSTIKESGGAIVRIIGDKMTRAPVIKTESVVEALKIKKWIEENFKDLKEAAESTTRHGKLLKIDPVIVVGRYVYPRFVYSTGDSMGMNMVTIATETALNLLNQKTGAHAVALSGNVCVDKKPAAINLIEGRGKSIVAEIVVPKNIVVKKLKTTPKAIEEVNISKNFVGSAISGSMGFNAQYANMIGALFLATGQDEAHIVEGSLGITTAEDKNGDLYFSVTLPDVPLATFGGGTRLETARECLEIMGVMGDGKVLKFAEIVAGIVLAGELSLLGALAAGHLARAHKDLGRG, from the coding sequence ATAAATGAAAATGAAATAATTAATAAACTCGCATCAGGCGAAATTAAACTTCATGAAATTGAAAAATACGTAGAATCTGTTACTCAGGCAGTGGATATCCGGCGTAAATTTATTGAAACTGTTTCTGAAGGTAATTTGGAACATGTATCGCAATATACCCTTGATATGGGGGAGGCTATGAAGAAAAATATTGAAAACCCCATTGGTACTATTCAAATACCTGTAGGCGTGGCCGGACCTTTAAAAATGAAGGGAGAATATGCTAAAGGCGACTTTTATGTTCCATTAGCCACTTCCGAAGGTGCACTGGTAGCATCAGTCAACAGAGGATGTTCTACTATCAAAGAATCAGGAGGAGCCATAGTTAGAATAATTGGTGATAAAATGACCAGGGCTCCTGTTATTAAAACAGAATCTGTTGTTGAGGCCTTAAAAATAAAAAAATGGATTGAAGAAAACTTTAAAGATCTCAAAGAAGCTGCAGAATCCACTACTCGGCATGGAAAACTATTAAAAATTGATCCAGTAATTGTAGTGGGGCGATATGTGTACCCTCGATTTGTATACAGCACTGGCGACAGTATGGGTATGAATATGGTCACCATAGCCACAGAAACAGCATTAAACTTATTAAATCAAAAAACAGGCGCTCATGCAGTGGCACTAAGTGGAAATGTTTGTGTTGATAAAAAACCCGCTGCTATAAATTTGATTGAGGGAAGGGGAAAAAGTATTGTGGCAGAAATTGTGGTGCCTAAAAATATAGTGGTTAAAAAATTAAAAACCACACCTAAGGCCATAGAGGAAGTTAATATATCAAAAAACTTTGTTGGATCAGCCATATCTGGTAGTATGGGATTCAATGCTCAGTATGCTAATATGATTGGGGCACTGTTTTTAGCCACGGGTCAAGACGAAGCCCATATTGTGGAAGGAAGTCTGGGAATAACCACAGCTGAGGATAAAAATGGTGATCTATATTTTTCAGTTACCCTACCTGACGTACCTTTGGCTACATTTGGAGGAGGCACTCGCCTAGAAACTGCCAGAGAATGTTTAGAGATTATGGGAGTTATGGGTGATGGGAAAGTTCTAAAATTTGCAGAAATCGTGGCAGGGATAGTCCTTGCAGGTGAATTATCATTGCTGGGGGCACTTGCTGCAGGACATCTGGCAAGGGCACATAAAGATCTGGGTAGAGGATGA
- a CDS encoding cobalamin B12-binding domain-containing protein, with protein sequence MDKFQEESGYLTKLAKNYLNALLNVDRHRASKMIHDAVNKGISLTDIYLHVFEASQHEIGRLWQKNRINVAQEHYCTAVTQQIMSELYPLIFNTPKNGHMIIASCAAEEMHEIGVRMVADIFELNGWDSYYLGANTPSSSILESISQLKPDLIAISCSIHYNIPSVIDLISKIKVIPERDDLIIMVGGRSFSTAPELWRKVGADTYAPNALEAVKKANQLIKS encoded by the coding sequence ATGGATAAATTTCAAGAGGAATCTGGATATTTAACCAAACTTGCTAAAAATTATCTTAATGCTCTTTTGAATGTTGACCGGCACAGGGCAAGTAAAATGATACATGATGCTGTAAATAAAGGCATCTCTCTAACAGATATATACCTACATGTTTTTGAAGCCTCACAACATGAAATTGGAAGATTATGGCAGAAAAATAGAATCAACGTGGCTCAAGAACATTATTGTACAGCTGTTACCCAGCAGATCATGTCCGAATTATACCCCCTAATTTTTAATACTCCTAAAAATGGACACATGATTATTGCAAGCTGTGCAGCAGAAGAAATGCATGAAATAGGAGTGCGAATGGTTGCAGACATCTTTGAATTAAATGGTTGGGATTCTTATTACCTTGGTGCAAACACTCCATCATCAAGCATTTTAGAATCTATTTCTCAACTTAAACCAGATTTAATAGCCATATCTTGTTCCATTCATTACAATATCCCCTCAGTAATTGATTTAATATCTAAAATCAAAGTAATTCCTGAAAGAGATGATTTAATAATTATGGTAGGTGGACGTAGCTTCTCTACAGCTCCAGAATTATGGAGAAAAGTTGGAGCTGATACATATGCTCCTAATGCATTAGAAGCCGTGAAAAAAGCTAACCAATTAATAAAAAGTTAA
- a CDS encoding sensor histidine kinase, with amino-acid sequence MNKDKNNIEAMALSCNPEGEINELIYEDIHLREYFNKGDSLIDLVDAESREKACDFIKTLQSEKVVFDWELNINIDNKIITLLFSGFLFQDDLLIFAVKSRGDIEKFWEEIYKINSEQSNILRKLLKKTCLYETQAKVKETEYDELTRLNNELTNTQRELVKKNLQLEKALEEKDMLLKEIYHRVKNNLMVISSLLNLQSYHIKDKEALAGFKESQNRAKSMALIHEKLYKSTDLKNIDFGEYIRAFSLELYHSIVPDPSKIKLVLNVESVMLDINTSIPLGLIVNELITNSMKHAFPEGRSGSIEIDFYKRDDYYILKVLDDGVGIPIELDIENTQSLGLQLVRSLTEQINGELKINSTNGTEFKITFREMKFY; translated from the coding sequence ATGAATAAAGATAAAAATAATATAGAAGCCATGGCATTATCCTGTAATCCAGAAGGGGAGATTAATGAATTAATATATGAAGATATTCACCTGCGAGAATATTTTAATAAAGGAGACTCTCTTATTGATTTAGTCGATGCAGAAAGTCGTGAAAAAGCATGTGATTTTATTAAAACACTTCAAAGTGAAAAAGTAGTGTTTGATTGGGAATTGAATATAAATATTGATAATAAAATTATAACACTTCTTTTTTCAGGTTTTTTATTCCAGGATGATTTACTTATTTTTGCCGTAAAGTCAAGGGGGGATATAGAGAAATTCTGGGAAGAAATATATAAAATTAATAGTGAACAGTCCAATATTTTAAGGAAATTACTGAAAAAAACATGCCTCTATGAAACACAGGCAAAGGTTAAAGAAACAGAATATGATGAATTAACCCGCTTAAATAATGAACTGACTAATACTCAAAGGGAACTTGTAAAAAAGAACCTACAATTAGAAAAAGCTCTAGAAGAAAAAGATATGCTTCTTAAAGAGATATACCATCGGGTGAAAAATAATTTAATGGTAATATCCAGCCTTTTAAACCTGCAATCATACCATATAAAAGATAAAGAAGCACTTGCAGGATTTAAAGAAAGTCAAAACCGTGCAAAGTCCATGGCCCTTATCCACGAAAAATTATATAAATCAACTGATCTTAAGAATATTGATTTTGGGGAATACATTCGCGCATTTTCTCTTGAACTTTATCATTCAATTGTACCAGATCCTAGTAAAATAAAACTTGTATTGAATGTAGAATCAGTTATGCTGGATATAAACACATCCATACCACTAGGGCTTATTGTTAATGAATTAATTACCAACAGTATGAAACATGCTTTTCCAGAGGGTAGATCAGGTAGCATAGAAATTGATTTTTATAAAAGAGATGATTATTATATTTTAAAAGTTTTAGATGATGGTGTGGGTATTCCCATAGAGTTGGATATTGAAAATACTCAGTCATTAGGATTACAGTTAGTAAGAAGCCTTACTGAACAAATAAATGGTGAATTAAAAATCAATTCAACGAATGGAACTGAATTTAAAATCACTTTCAGAGAAATGAAATTCTATTGA
- a CDS encoding ATPase produces the protein MSAENSNYNKKEILRFLKQIGVDSRFISVIPPDIYINNLRFSKFSRKKEELFKKKYPAIKVVRSTILQKICLRSSRVLGEALKPRTKVLINSNNDPCNKAVSVILEPYSRKYGIEIIEREFNLKDIEEYDFDALVVPLTLDHEVASILYKIFHGEKIDLLSFQDKKGSKQLIYPLINVPLEWIYSWLKLKDTHEVEMENEISHEFLIFLEDVVPQVRENIFKASTFLNKKNIIS, from the coding sequence ATGTCCGCTGAGAACTCAAATTATAATAAAAAAGAAATACTGCGCTTTTTAAAGCAGATTGGGGTTGACAGTAGATTTATAAGTGTAATTCCGCCCGATATTTATATCAATAACCTGCGGTTTTCTAAGTTTTCCCGAAAAAAAGAGGAGTTATTTAAAAAAAAATATCCAGCCATAAAAGTTGTTAGATCCACTATTTTACAAAAAATATGCCTCAGATCTTCCCGGGTTTTAGGAGAAGCCCTTAAACCAAGAACAAAAGTTTTAATAAATTCCAATAATGACCCCTGCAATAAGGCAGTCTCTGTGATTCTAGAACCATACTCACGAAAATATGGAATCGAAATAATTGAAAGAGAATTCAATTTAAAAGATATTGAAGAATATGATTTTGATGCACTAGTAGTTCCCTTAACCTTAGATCACGAAGTTGCATCTATTTTATACAAGATATTTCATGGGGAAAAAATCGATTTACTAAGTTTTCAAGATAAAAAAGGCAGCAAACAATTAATCTATCCCTTAATCAACGTGCCTCTGGAATGGATATATTCCTGGTTAAAACTAAAAGACACACACGAAGTTGAAATGGAAAACGAGATATCTCATGAATTTTTAATATTTTTAGAGGATGTTGTTCCTCAAGTCAGGGAAAATATTTTTAAAGCCAGCACTTTTCTTAATAAAAAAAATATAATTTCATAA
- a CDS encoding HEAT repeat domain-containing protein produces MISMNDLEEMKEKQNITGLINALDNSADKKIREKAAYILGDLRVDSCVGNLINSLNDDYWPIRKAAILSLGRIRNPEAVPSLIKLLNDEYWHVRENAALALGAIGDKRAIDPIIESLKDGSLNVKCEVVDALGNLGDSKASEHLSKILNEDDFLLRACTVTSLGKIGDDIALKSLVNSLQDDSYFVRVNATNALATIGNEDTIPYLENALNNSKGESHEFEIALKKAIESIKSKNR; encoded by the coding sequence ATGATTTCCATGAATGATTTAGAAGAAATGAAGGAAAAGCAGAATATTACAGGTCTTATTAATGCATTAGACAATAGCGCAGATAAAAAAATACGTGAAAAGGCAGCTTATATTTTGGGAGATCTTCGTGTGGACAGTTGCGTGGGTAATTTAATCAATAGTTTGAATGATGATTATTGGCCTATTCGCAAAGCAGCTATCTTATCCCTGGGGAGAATTCGAAACCCTGAAGCAGTTCCTTCATTAATCAAATTGTTAAATGATGAATATTGGCATGTTCGAGAAAATGCTGCTCTGGCATTAGGGGCTATTGGTGATAAAAGAGCCATTGATCCCATAATAGAATCATTGAAAGATGGTTCTTTGAATGTTAAGTGTGAAGTGGTGGATGCGTTAGGTAATTTAGGAGATAGTAAAGCATCTGAACACCTGAGTAAAATTTTAAATGAAGATGATTTTCTCCTTAGAGCATGTACTGTAACCTCGCTGGGTAAAATTGGGGATGATATAGCTTTAAAGTCACTGGTAAATTCCCTGCAGGATGATAGTTATTTTGTCCGGGTCAATGCCACCAATGCTCTGGCAACTATTGGAAATGAAGATACTATTCCTTATCTCGAAAATGCCTTAAATAATTCAAAAGGAGAATCTCATGAATTTGAAATTGCCCTTAAAAAAGCTATTGAATCTATTAAAAGTAAAAATAGATGA
- the sucD gene encoding succinate--CoA ligase subunit alpha: MILLDKDTKCLVQGITGKQGSFHAQQMLDYGTNIIAGTSPGKNRMNFGPITVYDSVEEVKEEMDVNSSIIFVPAPFAKDAAFEAIKHLDLVVIITEHIPVHDSMQIMEYASKNNTTIIGPNTPGIISPGVGKLGIMPTHIFREGNVGIVSRSGTLTYEFANQLTNAGMGQSTCIGIGGDPVVGLDFATVLEKFENDPQTDYMVMIGEIGGNAEEQAAKYIEKNISKPVFAFISGITAPPGKKMGHAGAIIEGESGTAKSKIEALEAAGVKVAERPSQIVNLINEIKY, translated from the coding sequence ATGATACTACTGGATAAGGATACTAAATGTTTAGTACAGGGAATAACAGGTAAGCAGGGTTCTTTTCACGCCCAGCAGATGCTGGATTACGGGACTAACATTATTGCAGGCACCTCGCCGGGTAAAAACAGAATGAACTTTGGCCCTATAACTGTTTATGATTCTGTTGAAGAAGTAAAAGAAGAAATGGATGTTAATTCTTCCATAATTTTTGTACCAGCACCATTCGCCAAAGACGCAGCATTTGAAGCTATCAAACACCTTGATCTGGTGGTAATCATTACAGAACATATACCTGTCCATGACTCCATGCAGATAATGGAATATGCCTCTAAAAATAATACCACTATAATTGGCCCTAATACTCCTGGAATCATTTCTCCAGGTGTGGGAAAACTGGGAATCATGCCCACTCATATATTTCGGGAAGGAAATGTGGGTATAGTTTCCCGTAGTGGCACATTAACTTATGAATTCGCTAACCAACTAACAAATGCTGGAATGGGACAGAGTACGTGTATTGGAATCGGTGGAGACCCTGTGGTAGGGCTGGACTTTGCCACAGTATTGGAAAAATTTGAAAATGACCCTCAAACTGATTACATGGTTATGATTGGGGAAATAGGGGGCAATGCGGAAGAGCAAGCGGCAAAATACATCGAAAAAAATATCTCCAAACCAGTATTCGCTTTTATATCTGGAATCACAGCCCCCCCGGGGAAGAAAATGGGGCATGCTGGAGCAATAATTGAAGGTGAAAGTGGTACAGCAAAAAGTAAAATTGAAGCTCTTGAAGCAGCAGGGGTTAAAGTTGCTGAGAGGCCATCCCAGATAGTAAACTTGATAAATGAAATTAAATATTAA
- the aroD gene encoding type I 3-dehydroquinate dehydratase translates to MSDNPKICVPIFEKSIENALKVSKSCIKKGADILELRIDAIQNPTPENIKKLVGEINFPLIVTNRTLKEGGFFKGTEEERINILISASSKAEYVDIELQTDEENLSRILELNTKTIVSFHDFEKTPPQSELLNIVKHEKEIGDIAKFAVMPLKIEDTLSVLNILSQEDNTVGISMGEIGKYTRLVAPLFGSPFTFASAGSKTAPGQLDLESTRFILDKLLENKSI, encoded by the coding sequence GTGAGTGACAATCCTAAAATATGTGTTCCAATTTTCGAAAAAAGCATAGAAAATGCTTTGAAAGTTTCAAAATCGTGCATAAAAAAGGGTGCAGATATTCTAGAGCTTAGAATCGATGCTATTCAAAATCCTACTCCTGAAAATATTAAAAAACTTGTGGGTGAAATAAACTTTCCACTTATTGTGACCAATAGAACCCTGAAAGAGGGAGGTTTTTTCAAAGGAACCGAGGAAGAGAGAATAAATATCCTTATATCTGCCAGCTCAAAGGCAGAATATGTCGATATCGAACTTCAAACAGATGAAGAAAACCTTTCGCGAATATTAGAATTAAATACCAAAACTATAGTTTCGTTCCATGATTTTGAAAAAACTCCACCACAAAGTGAACTTTTGAATATTGTTAAACATGAGAAAGAAATTGGAGATATTGCTAAATTTGCAGTTATGCCTCTTAAAATAGAGGATACTTTATCCGTTTTAAATATTTTATCTCAAGAAGATAATACTGTGGGTATTTCTATGGGAGAAATAGGAAAATACACCAGATTAGTGGCGCCACTTTTTGGTTCACCATTCACATTTGCATCTGCAGGATCAAAAACTGCCCCAGGGCAACTTGACTTAGAAAGCACTAGGTTTATACTGGATAAACTATTAGAAAATAAGAGTATTTAA
- a CDS encoding zinc metalloprotease HtpX, translating to MKKVSTWKLKLRMTLAMMLFGILLAVLVTVVGVAVGITTPAFYAGFFLLILLCQYLAGPKLVEMSMKVHYVSPEEAPNLHRMIDELSMNAGIPKPKVGISEFPIPNAFAFGRRQKDGRVCVTRGLINKLNEGELKAVLGHEISHIKHRDMIVMTLISAVPVICYWLAWSTIFSSGDNDSYSAIVGIAAFVAYIIGQLIVLFVSRVREYYADSGSVAIGGEPHHLASALYKLTYESASADKEQLKEVQGFKAFFVNDISDARNEIQDLSQLDLDMDGTLSPAELERLKYDRINLKTSSKVFELLSTHPNMVKRVKRLAEMS from the coding sequence ATGAAAAAAGTAAGTACATGGAAGCTAAAACTCAGAATGACTTTAGCTATGATGCTTTTCGGAATCCTTCTTGCAGTTTTAGTAACTGTTGTAGGGGTTGCAGTGGGAATAACTACACCTGCATTTTATGCTGGATTCTTTTTATTAATCCTATTATGTCAATATCTGGCAGGACCAAAACTAGTTGAAATGTCCATGAAGGTTCATTATGTTTCACCTGAAGAAGCACCAAATCTCCACAGGATGATTGATGAACTTTCCATGAATGCGGGAATACCAAAACCAAAAGTTGGAATATCAGAATTCCCAATTCCAAATGCGTTTGCCTTTGGAAGAAGACAAAAAGACGGCCGTGTCTGTGTAACCAGGGGGCTTATCAATAAATTAAATGAAGGCGAATTAAAAGCAGTTTTAGGTCATGAAATTTCTCACATTAAACACCGTGACATGATTGTAATGACCTTAATTAGTGCTGTTCCTGTAATTTGTTACTGGTTGGCATGGAGTACTATATTCAGCAGTGGCGATAACGATAGCTACTCAGCGATAGTAGGTATTGCTGCATTTGTAGCTTACATCATCGGACAGTTAATAGTACTATTTGTCTCCCGTGTCAGGGAATACTATGCTGACAGTGGTAGTGTAGCCATTGGGGGAGAACCCCATCACTTGGCCAGTGCACTTTACAAATTGACTTATGAGTCTGCATCTGCTGATAAAGAACAGCTAAAAGAAGTTCAAGGTTTCAAAGCATTTTTCGTCAATGACATTTCAGATGCCCGAAATGAAATTCAGGATTTAAGTCAACTTGATCTGGATATGGATGGAACATTATCTCCAGCAGAGCTTGAGAGACTCAAATACGACAGAATCAATTTAAAAACATCCAGTAAAGTATTTGAACTATTATCAACTCACCCTAATATGGTCAAAAGAGTTAAAAGATTGGCTGAAATGAGCTAA
- a CDS encoding S24/S26 family peptidase, producing the protein MSKNSLIILGLILVLIVAGSVVAIGQLSNAVTVDIKTNGSEVTVSTSTGLFGHAPTAMEEKIVQYCSEVIKDPDSTVESIKNKVTDITQEYNYNNVKVNIKSQFGENQLPMPAVVSGNSMYPTLKDGQELMVLKTDNFKVGDIVISKHPEYDLIVKRVGKIQGDKVYLISDNKEVKTTYEGNYIITETPLNTWVPKSYIVGVVEDY; encoded by the coding sequence TTGAGTAAGAATTCCTTGATAATCCTTGGTTTAATTTTGGTTCTAATAGTAGCAGGGTCTGTTGTAGCTATTGGGCAATTATCTAATGCTGTAACAGTAGACATTAAAACTAATGGTTCAGAGGTAACTGTTTCCACTTCTACTGGACTTTTTGGACATGCCCCCACTGCAATGGAAGAAAAAATAGTACAGTACTGTAGTGAAGTTATAAAAGACCCCGACAGTACTGTTGAAAGTATAAAAAATAAGGTAACCGACATAACCCAAGAATATAACTATAATAACGTGAAAGTTAATATAAAATCCCAGTTTGGAGAAAATCAGCTCCCTATGCCTGCTGTTGTAAGTGGAAATTCAATGTATCCCACTTTAAAAGATGGGCAGGAACTCATGGTACTTAAAACAGATAATTTCAAAGTAGGGGATATCGTTATTTCCAAACACCCTGAATATGATTTAATTGTAAAAAGAGTGGGTAAAATTCAGGGCGACAAAGTATACCTCATTAGTGATAATAAAGAAGTTAAGACCACTTATGAAGGTAATTATATAATTACTGAGACCCCCCTCAATACTTGGGTCCCTAAAAGTTACATTGTGGGTGTTGTGGAGGATTATTAA